A single genomic interval of Asterias amurensis chromosome 1, ASM3211899v1 harbors:
- the LOC139934355 gene encoding uncharacterized protein, whose amino-acid sequence MSSTRRKQNKPVKSAFISENEAGNSGTRQSATKRLRKRATSSRSRIKQIPEPVEPLRRSTRQRKKKQFFYPTKIKKRKSSPSSAEPPVADKDEESLPSSDSIEVSDVEPSSGLALLAEVSNADQALLTTKAKPSTPVKKTATRTKKDNMAGESAAARRKREQPPKYKGLSVGKKALQKRRKMVLDVDMLRKLSIAKLISKFSVYSYMKVPKDAFTTTIRHSYSCTMLPGICNEKFCGLLVDTKNQIKRHLLRHIGELLTMTTQNSQNFTLDSKTTAEEPDSDTSDVEDASPSKATDQNTVTYAIPSGTRHVTVNLPKSMDIKESSYTVIRSSTGVNEVLLLPKGHLVTLSSMVEEPKSNQLAKVSFPPPWGARKSPVKQEKDLTRVEILEEYLDSDGDEGDEEDDDDDADDDDFNDENKDDNTDEDRLVENFLKEEDKDEKYSQRKVLCNTTQFMETVVETNVLAPESQTVECDIEIRTKRKKYTKKYDLPREVGKCQKTFEKSDPKFVSFKSIEAIEPPYSDHNYAFNLYETLEDRDRVDVPHCDADGQPVSEPELSTDELSYLHQRRPRGLTSKARKPRKARTQIPKVKNKIKKVEPKPTTEEEKRNKKKALELLSVLGKKARNRKGPFSCEICGKKVTAAGTLRAHYRSHAGIKPFECNKCSATFTRLHSLKYHLMIHNEQTRFMCDHCGREFRHSSHFREHLRRHTGEEPFGCTDCPLRFKTRNTYKRHLKAKHQKKLTAKGISLIVKKE is encoded by the exons ATGTCTTCTACTCGAAGAAAGCAAAATAAGCCCGTAAAATCTGCCTTTATCAGCGAAAATGAAG cTGGAAATTCAGGGACAAGGCAATCTGCTACAAAGAGACTTAGGAAAAGAGCGACATCATCCAGAAGCAGAATTAAACAGATTCCTGAGCCGGTAGAACCTCTCAGACGAAgcacaagacaaagaaaaaagaaacaattcttctaccctacaaaaattaaaaag AGAAAGAGTTCGCCATCATCAGCCGAACCTCCAGTTGCTGATAAGGATGAAGAGAGTTTACCCTCTTCAGATTCAATCGAGGTCTCTGATGTGGAGCCATCCAGCGGACTGGCTCTCTTGGCTGAGGTTTCAAACGCCGACCAGGCTCTACTTACCACCAAGGCCAAACCAAGCACCCCTGTTAAAAAGACTGCAACGAGAACCAaaaaagacaacatggcgggtGAATCAGCAGCAGCAAGACGCAAACGAGAGCAACCACCTAAATACAAGGGATTGTCCGTGGGGAAGAAGGCTCTGCAGAAGAGACGCAAGATGGTATTGGACGTGGACATGCTGCGTAAGCTCTCCATCGCAAAGCTCATCAGTAAGTTCTCCGTCTACTCCTACATGAAGGTACCCAAAGATGCCTTCACCACTACCATCCGGCACTCCTATAGCTGTACAATGCTTCCAGGCATATGCAATGAAAAGTTCTGCGGTCTGTTGGTCGATACCAAAAACCAGATTAAGCGCCATCTGCTACGCCATATTGGTGAGCTGTTGACCATGACCACACAGAATAGTCAGA ATTTTACTCTAGACTCAAAGACTACGGCAGAAGAGCCAGATAGTGACACGTCTGATGTAGAAGATGCCTCACCAAGCAAAGCTACTGATCAGAACACAGTCACATACGCCATTCCATCAGGTACCAGACATGTCACAGTCAACCTCCCCAAGTCTATGGACATCAAAGAGTCCAGCTACACTGTCATTCGCTCCTCCACCGGCGTGAACGAGGTCCTGCTTCTTCCAAAGGGACACCTGGTCACACTGTCCAGCATGGTCGAAGAGCCCAAATCAAATCAGCTTGCCAAAGTCAGCTTCCCGCCTCCATGGGGAGCCAGGAAGTCACCTGTTAAGCAGGAGAAGGACTTGACAAGAGTTGAGATCTTGGAGGAGTATCTTGATAGTGATGGGGATGAGGGGgatgaagaagatgatgatgatgatgctgatgatgatgatttcaACGATGAGAACAAAGATGACAATACCGATGAAGACAGGCTGGTTGAGAACTTCCTGAAAGAGGAGGACAAGGATGAGAAGTACAGCCAACGCAAGGTGCTCTGCAATACCACACAGTTCATGGAGACAGTCGTAGAAACTAATGTTCTGGCACCAGAATCACAGACTGTGGAATGTGATATCGAGATTAGGACCAAACGAAAAAAGTACACCAAGAAGTATGATCTACCTCGAGAGGTTGGCAAGTGCCAAAAGACATTTGAGAAAAGTGACCCAAAGTTTGTATCCTTTAAGAGCATCGAGGCCATAGAGCCGCCGTATTCCGATCACAACTATGCATTTAACTTATATGAGACACTGGAAGACAGGGACAGAGTGGACGTTCCTCATTGCGACGCCGATGGTCAGCCGGTATCAGAGCCAGAGTTATCAACGGATGAGCTGTCGTATTTACACCAACGGCGTCCACGGGGTTTAACTTCAAAGGCCAGAAAGCCTCGCAAGGCTAGAACTCAGATCCCCAAGGTGAAAAATAAGATCAAGAAAGTCGAACCTAAGCCAACCACAGAAGAAGAGAAACGAAACAAG AAGAAAGCCTTAGAATTACTGAGTGTACTAGGCAAGAAGGCTAGGAATAGGAAAGGACCATTCTCATGTGAAATCTGTGGTAAGAAAGTAACGGCCGCCGGGACTCTCCGAGCACACTACAGGAGCCACGCAG GAATCAAACCATTCGAGTGTAACAAGTGTTCAGCCACATTTACTCGTCTGCACAGTCTTAAATACCATCTGATGATACACAACGAGCAGACCCGCTTCATGTGTGATCACTGCGGCAGGGAATTCCGTCACTCCAGTCACTTCAGGGAGCATCTGAGACGTCATACGGGCGAGGAGCCCTTCGGCTGTACGGACTGCCCTCTACGCTTTAAGACTAGAAACACGTATAAGAGACACCTCAAGGCCAAACATCAGAAGAAGCTTACTGCAAAAGGGATCTCATTAATAGTTAAGAAAGAGTAA